The genomic stretch CTATAGGCGAAGCGCCAAAGGAATCGATAACATACCGCTCAGGAGCCCAAGTAAATGATCTTATCTGCCTTTCGGGAGACCTCGGTGCCGCCCTTATGGGCCTTCAAATCCTCGAACGGGAAAAGCAAGTTTTTCAGCAAACTGGGTTGGAACAACCTCAACTGGAAGGATATGATTACGTGTTGAAGCGTATTTTAAAGCCTGAGGCACGCGTGGGAACAATAGAAATGCTTAAGGAGGCCGGTATAAAGCCAACCTCAATGATAGATATATCGGATGGACTGTCATCGGAGTTGCGACATATATGCAAGGAAAGTGGTGTGGGCTGTCGGGTTTATTTGGAAAAGATACCTATTGCTGCCGAAACCTTTAAGGTTTGTGAGGAGCTCAATTTTGATGCGGTAACTGCAGCGCTTAATGGGGGCGAAGATTACGAGATGCTCTTTACCATTCGCCAAGAAGACGTTGAGAAAATCCATGGGCTTTCGGGAGTCGATGTGATTGGTCACATAACGGGCGCCTCAACCGGAGCATTTCTCGTTACTCCCGATGGAAGGGATATTGAGTTGCAGGCCCAGGGTTGGGTTGATTGCTAATCAAAAAAACAAGCTTCCACTAAAAGTGTGTCTCTAAACATTGGTTTTTTTCTCAATAGAAAGCGATGTAAAGGGCCCCTGTCTGTAATTGGCATAGATGAAACTAATGACAATTTAGGGTTTTTAAACCCAGCCAAAACCAGTATCTTAGACAAGGTATATGGTGTAAACCAGTAACGATGATCACTATTAATAACCTCGCGATTCTTAAT from Williamwhitmania taraxaci encodes the following:
- the thiL gene encoding thiamine-phosphate kinase; this encodes MAEKRKRTEISTLGEFGLIEHLTKGFKSLQKSTMKGVGDDAAVIAVGEKLMVVTTDLLLEGIHFDLTYTPLQHLGYKAVVVNLSDVYAMNATPTQITVSIGVSAKLAVEDLDELYAGIQMACEHYGVDMVGGDTSASLTGLTISITAIGEAPKESITYRSGAQVNDLICLSGDLGAALMGLQILEREKQVFQQTGLEQPQLEGYDYVLKRILKPEARVGTIEMLKEAGIKPTSMIDISDGLSSELRHICKESGVGCRVYLEKIPIAAETFKVCEELNFDAVTAALNGGEDYEMLFTIRQEDVEKIHGLSGVDVIGHITGASTGAFLVTPDGRDIELQAQGWVDC